GGGATCGGCGAGGTCGTGCGCGTCGTCCTGCCCGGGGGGGATCGCCCCGCCGGGATGGGCGTCGTCTTCCGCGAGCTCTCCGACTACAGCCAGGATCTGATCGAGCGCCTGGTCACCGGAGGCTGATCGACGCTGGCCGGGGGTGAGGGCACCTTCCTTGGGGGGAGGCAGGCCTTCACCTACAATCGAGCGGTGAGCCGGTCTTCCCAACTCGCCTCCATCGTCGAGGTCCTGGCGGCGATCCGTCACTTCTTCGACGTCGATGTCTGGGAGCGGGACCACTCCCAGCACAAGGGGATGGTCTGGTTCCTCCTGCGGCAGCTGCAGGTGGTCCTCCTGGTCGTGAAGGGCCTGCGGGAGGACAAGATCTTCGTGCGGGCCAACGCGCTGGCCTTCGTGACCCTCCTCTCGATCGTCCCCTTCCTGGCGGTGATCTTCTCGATCTTCCAGGCCCTGGGTGGCCTCACCTCGCTGCGGGAGAGCGTGCAGAAGTTCATCTACGACAACCTCGCGGTCGGCTCCGACTCGCAGCTGGTGAGCTGGCTCGACGGCCTGATCGCGAAGTTCCACGGGGGGGCGGTGGGGGGCATCGGCGTCGCGCTGCTGCTCTACGGCTCCATCCGCCTGATGATCGCGACCGAGGCTGCCTTCGACGGCATCTGGGGGGTGCGCCGCAAGCGCTCCCTGCTCTACCGGGTGGTCGTCTACTGGAGCCTGATGACCCTCGGCCCGATCCTGCTGGCCCTGAGCCTCGCGACCACCGCGGCCCTGCGGGGCTGGCTGGGCAGCGGCACCTTCGCCGGGCTCGCCGGGCTCTTCGGGCTGGTGCCGGCGCTGCTCTCGGTGCTGGGCTTCGCGCTGCTCTACCTGATCGTCCCCAACACCCGGGTGAAGGTGAGGCACGCCCTGATCGGCGGGCTCATCGCCGGCGCGCTCTTCGAGGGCGCGAAGTGGGGCTACGCCTGGGTGGCCGCGCACCTCTTCTCCTACAACGCGCTCTACGGGTCGCTGGGGGCGATCCCGGTCTTCATCATCTGGGTGAACATCTGCTGGATCCTCCTGCTCTTCGGCTGCGAGCTGACCTTCGCGAACCAGAACGTGAACACCCTGCGCCTGGAGCAGCGCGCCCGGGACGCCTCCACCCGCACCCGAGAGATCCTGGCCGCTCGCCTCATGCTGGAGGTGGCCTCCGCCTTCCACGACGGCGGCGATCCCCCCCAGGCCGCCTCCTGCAGCGAGCGCCTCGGCGCGCCCGTCCGCCTGGTCCGGGAGGTCCTCGATCAGCTCCGGGACGCCGGGCTGGTGCGCGAGGCCCTGGCGGGGGCCACGGATTCCGGGTGGTTACCAGCCCGGGTGCTCGAGCAGATCAGCGTCGGAGACGTGGTCGGAGCGGTGCGGGGGAGCGAGCAGGACGTGTTCAAACTGACGGAAGGGCCCGGAAGTATTGAGCTAGAGGCCCTGCAGGTGCAGGCCGAGGCCCTCGCCGCGGAGAGCCTGGACAAGATCACCTATCAGGCACTGGCCAGGGACCTCCGGGAAGGCTGACCTCGGGGGCCCGGGCCGGTGGCGGGTCCCCGCTGGCCCCCGAAGAAGATTCGCTTGCAATTACATATGGTTCAAAGCTAACGTCTCTTCATTGACCCTGGCCTCCACGTGCGTATCGGGGGTCGTTTTTCGCAAGAGGGGAGCCCGAAATGCTCGGTCGGCAAGAGGAGTCGGGAGAGTAGGGCATGTTGAAGTCCGATCTCGTACACGTTCTCGTGGAAAAACGAGGGATTACCCAGAAGCAGGCCGAGCAGGCTGTCGAGGTGATCTTCGAGACCATGCGGGACGCCCTCTGTGGTGGCGAAAACATTGAAATCAGGGGCTTTGGTGCCTTCCACGTGAAGCACTACAAGGGCTACCAGGGGCGTAACCCCAAGACCGGTGAGGTGATTCCGGTCGCCCCCAAACGCGGCATCCTCTTCCGCACCGGCAAGGAGCTGCGCGAGCGGATCAACCTCCTCCTCGAGGAGGAGCTCCGGGCCGCGCGCGGTGAGCAGGCTCAGGCCGCAGGCGCCGGCGCGATGAGCGACGAGCCGGGCCACCCCGGCGACTGATCGATCCGGCCTCCCGGATCGAGCAAGGCCACACCCTCAAAGGGGTCGAGCTGCGCCCGGGATCCGGAGGGGAGCTCGAGGCGGCCGAGGGGTCGCAGGGGGAGCTCGGCCGGGAGCTCGCCGTAGGCGAGCACCTCGATCCGGGGTCCGCCCGCCGGGCGAGCCCGCAGGAGGCGCGAGAGGGCCGAGCGCAGCTCCTCCGGGGCGAGCAGGGCGACGGGGCGGGCGCCGGCGAGGCGCTCCACGCCCTCCCGGAGTGCGGTCTGCTCCTCGGGATCGAGGGCCAGGACCGGGGCGTCCTCCAGCCGGGCGAGGGCGCCCCGCAGCCGGGCGTCGGTGAGCGGATCGAGGAGGAGGCAGGGGAGCGCCCCCGCCTCGAGGAGGGGCTGCACCAGCTGTCGCCCCAGGGCTCGCCGGGCGACCTCGATGCCCTCGCCGAGCAGGCGCTCGGGCTCGACCAGGAGGAGCGCCTCGAGCAGGCGATCGAGGGGACGCAGGGGGACGCCCTCCTCGAGGAGGAGCTGCAGGACGCGGTGGAGGAGCGAGGGGCCCAGCCGCGCGCGCACCTCCTCGACGAGGGAGGGGGCCTCGCCCTCCAGGTGATCGATGAGGGCAGCGGTGTGCTGCAGGGTCAGCCACTCGCCGGCGCTGTCCGCGAGCGCGCTCTGGAGCGCGCTGACCAGGAGCCGATCGGGGGTGAGGGGGTGCAGGCCGCAGCGTCGCGCCAGCGCCTCGGCGCCGGCCTCGAGCTCGAGCGCAGCCTGGCCCCGGTGCTCGATCTCGCGTCCGTCGATGCCCAGCAGCCGGGCCTCGTCCCGCCGCAGCGGGAGGACCGCGCGCTCGGGGAGGACTCCCTCGGCGAGGAGCGCGCCGTGGAGCAGCAGCCGGTAGCGGCCCGCCGCTCCCTCGCGCAGCAGGAGGGGCGGGGGCGCCAGGCCGAGGCGGGCCTGGAGGGCGCGGCGCAGCTCTCCCGGGAGCGCCTCGTGGTCCCCGGCCGCGGTGTCCCCCAGCTCGAGCACCAGCGCCCGGGAGGCGGCCGCGCGTGGGCTCGCCGGGAGGACGGCGCCGGGAGGGGGCGCGGATCCCGGCGCGGCGGCGCGGGGCTCGGGTAGCTCGCCGTCCGGATCGAGCTCGCGGTCGCGGTCCTTGCGCCGGTAGGCGAAGCGCGCGGCGGCGCCGAGGGTGAGGGACGAGAGGAGGAAGGGGAGGAGCGGGAGCCCCGGGACGAGGCCCAGGACGACGAGGACGGTGGCGGCCAGGGCGAGGGCCCGCGGGTCGTCGACGAGCTGCCGCACGAGCTCACCGGCCGAGCCCCCCTCGCCCCCCTGGCGGGCCACGCGGGTGACGACGACGCCCGCCGCGACGGAAGCCAGGAGGGCCGGGAGCTGGGAGACCAGGCCGTCCCCGATGGAGAGGAGCGTGAAGTGCGCGGCCGCCTCACCGGGGGAGAGGCCGTGGATCCCCACGCCCACCGCGAGGCCGCCCACGACGTTGATGAGCGTGATCAGGAGCCCGGCGATCGCGTCGCCCTTCACGAACTTCATGGCGCCGTCCAGGGCACCGTAGAAGCGGCTCTCCTCCTCCAGCTGCGCCCGGCGGCGGGCACCCTCGGCCTGGCTGCAACCACCGCTGCGCAGGTCGGCGTCGATGGAGAGCTGCTTGCCGGGCAGCCCGTCGAGGGTGAAGCGCGCGCCCACCTCGGCGACCCGCTCGGCGCCGCGCGCCACCACCACCAGCTGCACCACCGTGAGGATGGCGAAGACCACCGCGCCGACGATGTGCGAGCCCCCGACGACGAAGGCCCCGAAGGCCTCGATGATCTGTCCGGCCTCGCCGCGGCCGAGGATCTGCCGGGTCGAGGAGACGTTCAGGGCGAGGCGGAAGAGGGTGGAGATCAACAGGAGCGTGGGGAAGGACGAGAGGCGGAGGGGATCATGGAGGAGGAGGGCGGTCGCGAGGAGGAGGAGCGCCAGGCCGAGGTTGAGGGTGAGCAGGAGATCGAGGAGCAGGAGCGGGAGCGGAATCAGGAGGCTGCCGACGACGAAGAGCACGCCCAGGGCAGCGAGGAGATCGAGGAGCGGCGAGGGGTTCTTCATCGAGGGGCTCCGGGAGGCGAGGGGGCGGGGGCTTTCCGTTCGCCGCCGCCAGGGGGCGGCGCGAGGCCGGCGCGGTAGACGCTGGAGAGGAGCGCGGCGACCGGGGCGAAGAGCTCGGCGGGGATCTCCTCCCCGGGATCGAGGCGCATGAGCGCGCGGGCGAGGTGCCGGTCGCGGAGCATCGGGACGCGGGCCCGGCGCGCCTCGGCCCGCACGCGGGCGGCGGCCAGGCCGGTGGCCCGGCGTCCGAGGTAGGGGAGGGCGTCCAGGTGATCGTGGTGGATCGCGACGGCGAGGTGGGTCGGGTTCAGGACGACGACCTTGGCCTCGCCCAGGGGCGGCGCGGGGGCGAGCGTCATCTGCCGGTGCCGGCCCCGGCGCTCCTGCCGGGCCCGGGGGTCGCCGGTGTCCTGGCGCGCCTCCTCGCGCAGCTCTCGATCGCTCATGCGCAGCGAGACCTGGTGGCGATGCCGGCGCCAGAGGGTGTCGCCGAGCGCCGAGAGGGCCGCGAGCCCGAGGCCCGTCCACAGGAGGGGCCGGGCGAGCCCGGGCAGGAGGCCGAGGGCCGGGACCTCGCCGCCGAGGCGCGGCAGGGCTGCGAGGGTGGGGAGCTGCGCGGCGAAGACGCGCCCGAAGAGGGGAAGGGCGAGGAGGACGAGGAGCAGCCCCCGCAGCGGCCCCGCCAGGCGATCGAGGCCGAAGAGGCGCCGCCAGCCGGCGGCCGGGGAGAGGCGCTCGAGGCGGGGGCGCAGGGCGTGGAGGCCGAGGTGGCCGCCGCTCTGAGCGAGCCCCGCGAGCCACCCACCGAGCCCGAGGAGCGCGAGCCAGGGGAGGAGCAGCGCGAGGAGGGTCGAGGCCGCCTGCGCCAGCGCCGCCGCGGGGTCGCACTCCTCGGAGAGGAGGAGGGGCCAGAGCGCGGCGATCCGGCGGCCGGCCGGCGCCAACCCCGGGCCGAGGATCATGAGGAGGGCGGCGACGCCGAGGAGGCCCGCGGGCTCGGGAGAGACGGGGACGCGGCCCTCCCGCCGGGCCTGGCGGAGGCGGCGCGCGCTGGGAGGGTGGCGGCGGGCCTCGCTCACCGGCCGCTCCCGAGGAGGAGGGGCTCGAGGCGCTCGAGCACCTCGGCGACGGCCGGGAGCAGCTCACCCACGCTCAGCGCCGCGACCAGGGCGACGCCCAGCGACTTGAGCGGCTGACCGAGGAAGAAGAGCGGGAGGGCGGGGAGGAAGCGGCCGACGAGGCCGAGGGCGAGATCGAGGAGGAGGCTGGCGAGGAGGAAGGGCAGGGCCAGGGCCACCAGCGCTCCGAAGAAGAGGAGGCCCAGCTGCTGGAGGTCCGCGAGATCCAGGATCGGGAGATGCCGCATCGATCCGCCGCTGGCGAGGAGCCGGGCCGCCACCCGCAGGACGCGGTGGTCCAGCCCGGCGCTGCCGGCGCCGACGAGCAGGGCGAGCTCCAGGGCCAGCGCCAGCGGCGGCGCCCGCTCCCCGCCGGTCGAGGTGCCCGACCACTGCGAGGGCGTGCCGCGGCTCTGGGCGGCCACGCCGCCCACGCCCCGCAGCAGCGCGAAGGGGAGGTGGAGGGTCAGCCCGGCGGTGAGCCCCGCGGCGAAGGCCAGGCCGAGCTCGAGCGGCGCGGGCGGCGGGAGGGCGGGGTCGGCCAGGAGCGCCAGCCCGAGGGCCAGCGCGAGCCTCGCCGGCGCCGGGAGGTGGCGGCCACCGAAGAGCGGGACGATCCAGAGGAGGGGCGCCCAGAAGAGGAGGTCGCGCAGGACGGCCGGGCTCATCGGAGGGTGGGCTCCGCGGCGAGGAGGAGGAGGTCGGTGGTCAGCCGGGCCAGCTCGTCGAAGGCCCAGGGGCCGGTGAGCCCGAGGGTGAGGCCGACCGCCAGCAGGCGCAGGGCGAGGGCGAGGGCCTGGTCCTGGATCTGGGTGATGGCCTGGGCGACGCCCACCAGCAGGCCCATGAGCGCGGCGGCCAGCACCGGCGGCGCGGCCAGCGCGAGGGCGGCGTGCAGGGCCTGGGCGAGGAGCTCGGCGGGCAACGCGCTCATGGCCCGAGCCCTCCGCCGGGGAGGTAGCCGCGCACGAGGGCCTCGGCCAGGAGCTGCCAGCCGTCCGTCGCCACGAAGAGGAGGAGCTTCAAGGGGAGGGAGACCGTGGTGGGCGAGAGCATGTGCATCCCGAGCGAGAGCGTCACCGCGCTGACCACGAGGTCGACCACGAGGAAGGGGAGGAAGAGGAGGAAGCCGATCCGGAAGGCCTCCCGCAGCTCGCCGAGGAGGAAGGCGGGGACGAGGATCCGCAGCGCGGGTGCCTCCCCGGGCGGGGTCGAGGTGCCCTCCGCGACGCCCTCGCCGCCGGCGGCGAGCTCGAGGAAGAGAAGTCGATCCTCGGGGCGGCTGTGGCGCAGGAGGAAGTCTCGCAGCGGTCCGGCCGCCGCATCGAGCCGCGCCTCGAAGGACGCGCCCGCGCGCGCGGCCTCGGCCTGGGCGGCGTGCGCTCGCTGGGCGACCGGGGCCATGACGAAGCAGGAGAGGAGCAAGGCCAGGGAGGTCAGGACCGTGGTCGGTGGGACCGTGGCGCTGCCGAGGGCCGAGCGCAGGATGCCCAGCACGACCGCCATCTTGGCGAAGGAGGTCACCATGACCGCCAGGAAGGGCAGGAGGGAGAGGAGGGCGAGGAGGATGACGGTCTGGGGGATGTCGGCGGCGAGGCCGAACTCCGCCAGCTGCGTGGGATCGGGGAGGGTCGGGGTCATGCCTCGCCTCCCGCTTCCCCGGAGGCTTCGGCCAGGCGGGTGAGGAGGCGAGGGGCCGGCTCACCCCAGCCGACGACCAGGTGCTCGCCCCGGAACTCCACCACGGCCAGCCCGACCCGGGGGGCGAGCTCGAGGCGCGCCCTGAGGGTGAGGTCGGGGCCCGCGGGGGCCTGGCGGCGGCGCTGCCAGTGGAGCAGGGCCGCCGCGGCGAGCACCAGGAGCCCGAGGGAGAGGAGCAGGCTCATCTCCGCCTCGCGGTGAGGCGCACGGCCAGCCGATCGTCGAGCTCGACGAGCTCGCCCCGGCCCAGGATCTCCTCGTCGACCACCAGCTCGACCTCGGGCGAGCGCAGGTCGAGGGGCAGGACGACGCCGGGGGCGAGCGCGGCGAGGGACTCGAGGTCGAGCGAGAGTCGACCGAGCCGCAGGTGCAGGTCGATGCGGAGGTCGTCGAGAGGGGTACCGGTCATGGAGGGGGTCTCCGGGTGCAGGTGGACAGGGGGGGCGAGGGCCTCGATCGCGAGGTGGTCCGGGCCGAGGCTCCCGCTCGCCGTCAGCCCGGGGGCGAGGCAGAGCTGGGCCGGACCGAGGAGCCGGCCCTCCACCCGACGGTGCTCGGCGTGGAGCAGGAGGTGGTCCCCGGGGCGCAGCCGGGCGAGCTCGGCGTAGGGCAGCGCGGTGCGGCCCAGCTCCAGGGCGACCCTGACCTGGCGAGGGCAGCCGGGGCGGGCGGCGAGCTCCACCGGCGGCGGGGGCAGCCCGCGGCAGAGCTCGAGCAGCGAGGGGTCGAGGCCCACCTCGACGGCGCCGGCGC
Above is a genomic segment from Deltaproteobacteria bacterium containing:
- a CDS encoding FliM/FliN family flagellar motor switch protein; translation: MDATITRDLRHEPGLAPLRLRRVEDENSLLLEHALLANRLAGWLAVQLSRAGAVLGEPLALREPRPGPAGRTVGLELALQHRATGALASLVVGPGLLRADEGVARTPRPDPGSPPGRLERALFLHRLLGLLAAVAEEEGPHLSLAARPAACARHTLSFDLHWGERAGAVEVGLDPSLLELCRGLPPPPVELAARPGCPRQVRVALELGRTALPYAELARLRPGDHLLLHAEHRRVEGRLLGPAQLCLAPGLTASGSLGPDHLAIEALAPPVHLHPETPSMTGTPLDDLRIDLHLRLGRLSLDLESLAALAPGVVLPLDLRSPEVELVVDEEILGRGELVELDDRLAVRLTARRR
- a CDS encoding flagellar biosynthetic protein FliR yields the protein MSPAVLRDLLFWAPLLWIVPLFGGRHLPAPARLALALGLALLADPALPPPAPLELGLAFAAGLTAGLTLHLPFALLRGVGGVAAQSRGTPSQWSGTSTGGERAPPLALALELALLVGAGSAGLDHRVLRVAARLLASGGSMRHLPILDLADLQQLGLLFFGALVALALPFLLASLLLDLALGLVGRFLPALPLFFLGQPLKSLGVALVAALSVGELLPAVAEVLERLEPLLLGSGR
- a CDS encoding integration host factor subunit beta, which produces MLKSDLVHVLVEKRGITQKQAEQAVEVIFETMRDALCGGENIEIRGFGAFHVKHYKGYQGRNPKTGEVIPVAPKRGILFRTGKELRERINLLLEEELRAARGEQAQAAGAGAMSDEPGHPGD
- a CDS encoding EscU/YscU/HrcU family type III secretion system export apparatus switch protein; its protein translation is MSEARRHPPSARRLRQARREGRVPVSPEPAGLLGVAALLMILGPGLAPAGRRIAALWPLLLSEECDPAAALAQAASTLLALLLPWLALLGLGGWLAGLAQSGGHLGLHALRPRLERLSPAAGWRRLFGLDRLAGPLRGLLLVLLALPLFGRVFAAQLPTLAALPRLGGEVPALGLLPGLARPLLWTGLGLAALSALGDTLWRRHRHQVSLRMSDRELREEARQDTGDPRARQERRGRHRQMTLAPAPPLGEAKVVVLNPTHLAVAIHHDHLDALPYLGRRATGLAAARVRAEARRARVPMLRDRHLARALMRLDPGEEIPAELFAPVAALLSSVYRAGLAPPPGGGERKAPAPSPPGAPR
- a CDS encoding flagellar type III secretion system pore protein FliP gives rise to the protein MTPTLPDPTQLAEFGLAADIPQTVILLALLSLLPFLAVMVTSFAKMAVVLGILRSALGSATVPPTTVLTSLALLLSCFVMAPVAQRAHAAQAEAARAGASFEARLDAAAGPLRDFLLRHSRPEDRLLFLELAAGGEGVAEGTSTPPGEAPALRILVPAFLLGELREAFRIGFLLFLPFLVVDLVVSAVTLSLGMHMLSPTTVSLPLKLLLFVATDGWQLLAEALVRGYLPGGGLGP
- a CDS encoding YhjD/YihY/BrkB family envelope integrity protein, yielding MSRSSQLASIVEVLAAIRHFFDVDVWERDHSQHKGMVWFLLRQLQVVLLVVKGLREDKIFVRANALAFVTLLSIVPFLAVIFSIFQALGGLTSLRESVQKFIYDNLAVGSDSQLVSWLDGLIAKFHGGAVGGIGVALLLYGSIRLMIATEAAFDGIWGVRRKRSLLYRVVVYWSLMTLGPILLALSLATTAALRGWLGSGTFAGLAGLFGLVPALLSVLGFALLYLIVPNTRVKVRHALIGGLIAGALFEGAKWGYAWVAAHLFSYNALYGSLGAIPVFIIWVNICWILLLFGCELTFANQNVNTLRLEQRARDASTRTREILAARLMLEVASAFHDGGDPPQAASCSERLGAPVRLVREVLDQLRDAGLVREALAGATDSGWLPARVLEQISVGDVVGAVRGSEQDVFKLTEGPGSIELEALQVQAEALAAESLDKITYQALARDLREG
- a CDS encoding flagellar biosynthetic protein FliQ, coding for MSALPAELLAQALHAALALAAPPVLAAALMGLLVGVAQAITQIQDQALALALRLLAVGLTLGLTGPWAFDELARLTTDLLLLAAEPTLR
- a CDS encoding flagellar biosynthesis protein FlhA, with translation MKNPSPLLDLLAALGVLFVVGSLLIPLPLLLLDLLLTLNLGLALLLLATALLLHDPLRLSSFPTLLLISTLFRLALNVSSTRQILGRGEAGQIIEAFGAFVVGGSHIVGAVVFAILTVVQLVVVARGAERVAEVGARFTLDGLPGKQLSIDADLRSGGCSQAEGARRRAQLEEESRFYGALDGAMKFVKGDAIAGLLITLINVVGGLAVGVGIHGLSPGEAAAHFTLLSIGDGLVSQLPALLASVAAGVVVTRVARQGGEGGSAGELVRQLVDDPRALALAATVLVVLGLVPGLPLLPFLLSSLTLGAAARFAYRRKDRDRELDPDGELPEPRAAAPGSAPPPGAVLPASPRAAASRALVLELGDTAAGDHEALPGELRRALQARLGLAPPPLLLREGAAGRYRLLLHGALLAEGVLPERAVLPLRRDEARLLGIDGREIEHRGQAALELEAGAEALARRCGLHPLTPDRLLVSALQSALADSAGEWLTLQHTAALIDHLEGEAPSLVEEVRARLGPSLLHRVLQLLLEEGVPLRPLDRLLEALLLVEPERLLGEGIEVARRALGRQLVQPLLEAGALPCLLLDPLTDARLRGALARLEDAPVLALDPEEQTALREGVERLAGARPVALLAPEELRSALSRLLRARPAGGPRIEVLAYGELPAELPLRPLGRLELPSGSRAQLDPFEGVALLDPGGRIDQSPGWPGSSLIAPAPAA